From the Nevskia ramosa DSM 11499 genome, the window GCGCGCTGGAAGAGATTGCCCGTCTGCTGGCGCTCGGCGCGCCCAGCGTCGCGCCGGCAGACATCCTCGCCAGCCTCGCCGGACGCGAGAAGCTCGGCTCCACCGGCCTCGGCCACGGCGTGGCGATTCCGCATGGCCGCATGGCCGGTGTGTCGACCAGCGTCGGCGCCTTCGTGCGCCTCAAGCATCCGATCGATTACGACACCCATGACGGCCAGCCGGTCGATCTGGTGTTCGGCCTGCTGGTGCCGCAGAACGCCACCGGCGAGCACTTGCAGCACCTCGCAGCGATCGCCGAAAAGTTCTCCGTGGACGACTTCTGCGCCCAGGTGCACGCGGCGAAGGACGATGCCGCGGTCTACGCGCTGCTGAGCGCCTGATCCCACGATAAACGCGCCGCGCCCGTGAGCAGCGCCATTCCACCACCAGTGACCGTGCACGGCGTGTTCGTGGCGGTCGATGGTCTCGGCGTCTGGCTGAAGGGCGCGAGTGGCGCCGGCAAGAGCGAACTCGGGCTGGAATTGATCTCCCGCGGCCATCGCCTGATCGCCGATGACGCGATCGACCTGCATCTGGAAGATGAGCCAAGCGGCCCCCGATTGATCGGCCGCTGTCCGCCACTGCTGGAAAGCTTCATCGAGGTACGTGGCTTGGGCATCCTCAATCTGCGCCGGCTGTACGGCGACGAAGCCTTGGTCGCCGAAGCAACGCTCGATCTGGTGATCGATCTCGACGCCACCGGCGAAGCCTCGCCCGATGAGCGCCTGTCCGGCCGCCGCACGCTGACCACAGTGCACGGAATCGCGGTAGCGACCGTCGCCCTGCCGAGACGAGTCGGCCACAATCTGGCGGTGCTGGTCGAAGCCGCCTGCCGCGATCATCGGCTGCGTCTGGCGGGGTATGACGCCTGCGCCGATCTGGTCGCGCGGCAGGCGCAGCGCATCGTCACCGAACCTCTCTGAGCCGAACGCATGCGCCTTGTCATCGTCAGTGGACTTTCCGGTGCCGGCAAGACCGTGGCCCTCAAGCAGTACGAGGACCGCGGCTATTACTGCATCGACAACATCCCGCTCGATCTGGTGCAGCCGCTGCTGACCCATGCGGTCGACAATCCCGGGCCGCGCTACCGCAAGCTGGCGCTGGGCATCGACGCACGCTGCGATCCGCTGGAAATCGAACGCTTTCCGTCCGTGCTGGATTTGCTGCGCGGCCAGGCGATCGACGTTCACGTGCTGTTTCTGACCGCCGACGACAGCGTCATCCTGCGCCGCTACAACGAGACCCGGCGCCGACATCCGCTGTCGAACCCGGAGGTGTCGCTGCTCGATGCGATCCGGCTCGAACGCCGGCTGCTGAAGCCGATCGCCGATCTCGCCGACGTGCCGCTCGACACCACCAATCTCAATCTCTACGAACTGCGCGCTGCGGTCGGCGCACGGCTGCCGGAACCGGGCACGCACGGCCTGTCCTTGCTGTTCCTGTCATTCGGCTTCAAGAACGGCGGCCCGGAAGGTGCCGATTTCGTCTTCGATGCGCGGGTGCTGCCGAATCCGCACTGGGTGCCGGATCTGCGCGCGCTGACTGGACGCGATGCGCCGGTGGTCGACTACTTCAAGAGCCAGACCCTGGTCAGCCAGTTTCTCGACGACACTCGAGCCTATCTGGAGCGCTGGCTCCCGGCGTTCGAGGCTCAGGATCGCCCCTATGTCACGGTGGCGATCGGCTGCACCGGCGGCCAGCATCGCTCGGTCTATCTGGCCGAGCGCCTGGGTCAGGCCTTCGAGGGCCGCTTCGAACAGGTGGTGGTCAAACATCGGGAGTTGAACGCATGAGTTGCACACCATGACGGTGGGCTTGTTGCTGGTCACCCACGGCAAGCTCGGCCATCACCTGCTGGAAACGATGCAGGACATGATCGGCCCGCCGCCGCTGTCGGTCGATGTGCTGGAAGTGCGCCGCGTGCAGGCCACCGATGTACTGCTGCTGCAGGGCCGGCGGATGATCGAGCGCCTGGATTCCGGCGCCGGCGTGCTGCTGTTGACCGACGCCTACGGCTCGACACCGAGCAACATCGCCAGCCGGCTCTCCGAAGCACCGAATACCGAATTGGTAGCTGGCATCAACCTGCCGATGCTGGTGAAGATCTTCAATTACCCGCAGCTCGACCTCGCCGCGATGTGCCGCGCCGCCGTCGAAGGCGGCCAGCGCGGGGTTGCGATCTGCACGCCGCCGTCGCCCGTCCCGAACCAGGAACCGAAGTCATGAGCGTCAGCGCCGAGAAGACCGTGTCGATCGTCAACCGTCTGGGCCTGCACGCACGCGCGGCGGCCAAACTGGTGACCCTGGCGGCCAAGTACCAGTCCGAGATCAAGGTCGCCAAGGGCGACAAGACGGTCAGCGGCAAAAGCATCATGGGCGTGATGATGCTGGCCGCAGCCCAAGGCAGCGTGATCACCTTGACCGCGGTCGGCGACGACGCCGTCGAAGCGCTCGAAGCGCTGGCGGCGCTGATCGCCAATCGCTTCGAAGAGGACGCATGAGCCTGCCACCGAACATCAAGGGCGAGGCGCCGCCATGAGCCTGTGGCTCAACGGCATCGGCGTATCGCGCGGCATCGCCATCGGCCGCGTCCAGAAGCTATCGGGCGGTGATCTCGAAATCCCCGAGTACACGATCGCCGAGGCCGATGTCGAAGCCGAGGAGACGCGCTTCTGTGCCGCGCAGGCGCGCGCCAGGGAGCAACTCGAACAGGTGCGCGCGCAGGTACCGGCCGGCCTCGGTGGCGCCCAGAGCGAGATCGCCGCGTTCATCGACACTCATCTGCTGATGATGGATGACCGCTCGCTGACCGAAGCCGTGGTCGCCACCATCCGCAACAGCCGCATCAATGCAGAAGCGGCGCTGAAGCGGCAGCGCGATGCCTTGGTCGCGGTGTTCGAGCAGATGGACGACGCCTACCTGCGCTCGCGCAAGGACGACGTCCAGCACGTGTCGGCGCGCATCCTGCGGATTCTCCTGAAGCAGGAGCGCAGCCTGCCGGTCGGCGAAGCCGCAGAAGCGCCCGCCGAACCGAACATCATCGTCGCCGACGACATCACGCCGGCCGACATCATCCTGCTGGCTCAAGCCGGCGTTGCAGCGTTCATCACCGAGTACGGCGGCCCGCTGTCGCACACGGCGATCCTGGCGCGCTCGTACTCGATTCCGGCGATCGTCGGCCTGCACGGCGCGCGGCGTCTGTTCAAGGATGGCGAAGCGGTGATCGTCGACGGCGATCTCGGCCACGCGCTGGCCGATCCCGACGAGCAGGCGCTGAGCTTCTTCCGGACCAAGCGCGCCGGTCAGCTGGCACGCCGCGCTTCGCTGTCCAGCCTGCGCGACAAGCCGGCGATCTCGCGCGACGGCATCAAGATCCGCCTGCTGGCGAACATTGAACTCAGCGAGGACGCGACTCACGCCGCGGATCTCGGTGCCGAAGGCGTCGGCCTGTATCGCACCGAGTTCCTCTACATGAACCGGCAAGGGCTGCCGACCGAGGACGAGCAGTACGAGGCCTATGCCCGAGTCGTCGCGTCGGTGAAAGGACCGATCACGATCCGCACGCTCGATCTCGGCGCCGACAAGCAGGTCGACTCCGGCTCGCGTTCCGGGCCGACACCGAACAACCCGGCGCTGGGCCTGCGCGCCATCCGGCTATGCCTGAAAGAGCCGGAGCTGTTCCGCACTCAGGTCCGGGCGCTGCTGAGGGCCTCGGCACACGGCGACGTGCACATCATGCTGCCGATGATTTCGAGTGTGGCCGAGTACCGGCAGGCGAAGAGCTTCATCGATGCGACTCGCGCGCAGCTGGAACGCGAGGGTGCGACGATGGCGAAGCACGTGCCGGTCGGCGCGATGATCGAAGTACCGGCGGCAGCGCTCGCAGCGCAGTGGCTGGCCAAGCAGTGCAGCTTCTTCTCGATCGGCACCAACGATCTGATCCAGTACACCCTGGCGATCGACCGCGTCGATGACGAGGTCAACTACCTGTACGACCCGCTGCATCCGGCCGTGCTGCGGCTGATCCGGATGACCATCGAGGCCGGTGATCGCGGCCGTATTCCGGTAGCGATGTGCGGCGAGATGGCCGGCGATCCGCGCTACACGCGCTTGCTGCTCGGCCTGGGGCTCACCGAGTTCTCGATGCATCCCGCCAGCGTGCTGGAAGTGAAGCGGATCATCATCGAGTCCGACGTGCACGCCCTGCGTGCCCACGCGATGAACCTGCTCGAGACCGGCGATTCGCAGGCGCTCGAATTGCTGATGGCTTGAGGCACGGACGTAGGGCGGGCCTTGCCCGCTCTACGCAGCCCGCTTCAGCGTGGCGCGTCTTCCGGCAGCGTGATGTTCAGCTCCAGCACTTCGAGACCATCCTCGCGCTGGACATTGAAATGCACGGCGTCGTCCGGCACCCGGATGTACTTGCGGACGACGGCGAGGATTTCCTCGCGCATCTGCGGCAGGTAGTTCGGCCCGTTCATGCGCCCTTCGCGCTGATAGGCGACGGCGACCATCAGGCGATCTTTCGCCGTCTGGGCGCTGTTCTTCTTCTCGGTTCTGAAAATCTTCAGCCAATCCATGATCAGCCTCCGAACAGTTTGGCCATGAAGCCTTTCTTCTGCTCCGTCATGAAACGCATCGGTCGCTCTTCGCCGAGGAAGCGCGCCACCAGATCGGTATAAGCCTGGCCGGCTTCGCTGAGCGAATCCTTGATCACCGGCTCGCCGGAGTTCGAGCTGGTCAGCACGGTCGACGATTCGGGGATGATGCCGAGCAGCGGAATGGCGAGGATTTCCTTGACGTCGTCGACGCTGAGCATTTCGCCCTTGGCGACTCGCGTCGGGTTGTAGCGGGTCAGCACCAGATGTTCCTTGACCCGCTGATCGCCCTTCTCGGCGCGGCGCGACTTGGAAGCCAGGATGCCAAGGACGCGATCGGAATCGCGCACGCTCGACACCTCAGGATTGGTGACCACCAGCGCTTCGTCGGCGTAGTACATCGCCAGGAAGGCACCGCGTTCGATGCCGGCCGGCGAGTCGCAGATGATGTAGTCGAAGTCCTGGGCGAGTTCGGTCAGCACGCGCTCCACGCCTTCTTCGGTCAGCGCGTCCTTGTCGCGGGTCTGGCTGGCCGCGAGGATGTGCAGGTTCTCGACGTTCTTGTCGCGGATCAGCGCCTGTTTCAGCGTGGCTTCCTTGTTGATCACGTTGACGAAGTCGTAGACCACCCGACGTTCGCAACCCATGATCAGGTCGAGGTTGCGCAGGCCGACATCGAAATCGATGACGGCGGTCTTCTTGCCGCGCAGCGCGAGGCCGGTGGCGAACGAGGCGCTGGTGGTCGTCTTGCCGACGCCGCCCTTGCCTGAAGTGACTACGATGATCTTGGCCAACGGTGCTCCCCGATAGATGCGGCACCCGCTTTCCGAATGCCGTGTGAACGATGCGCTGGCGCGCGGCACCAAGCCGCGCATGAGCCAGAGCCTAAATTTTGTGGGCCTCGATCTTCAAGCGCCCGTCGACCAGCCAGGCCTGCGCCGGCTCGTTGACCGGCCCGGCCTTGATCTGCTCGGCCACCGCATAGATGCCGGCAATGGCGATCAGCTCAGCGTCGAGCTTGCGGCAGAACACCCGCGCGGACTCGTCACCTTTCACTCCCGCCAGCGCGCGGCCGGCGAGCTTGCCGTAGACGTGGATACAGCCATCGGCGATCACTTCCGCACCCGGGCTGACGGTATTCAGCACGATCAGATCGCAGCCTTCGGCATAGATCTGCTGGCCGGAGCGCACCGGCTCGTCGATCACGCGGGCTGGCCGGCGCGCTGCGGCAACCGGAGGCGGAGCTGCAACGGCAACGGGTGCGGGTGCCGGCGCAGCGGCGCTCTTGCCGCTGTCCCTGGAAACGACTGGCAGGCCGATGGCGCGCGCGGCATCGGCGAGCGGACCTTCGGATACCGCGAGCGGCTGGATGCCCACTTCGCGCAGGGCGGCGAGCACGGCATCGAGGTCGGCGGCGATGTCGCTGTCGATCACCACGGCCATGCCTTTGACGGCCTGCGGCATCTGGCGAACCATTTCAGCGAGCTGTATCCGGATCGCGGCGCTATCCGCTATCAGCACCCGCGCACGCGTGATCGGCAACATGCGGCCCTTCAGTTCGAGGGCAGGGCGGGAGCGAGTCATTGATTAGGGAGTAGTACCTGTCCGGCCGCCGCAGTCGATTGCGATGCGTGGCCTATGTTTTGCTTCGACGTGCTGCTAGGTTAGAGACCAAACCCTGCAATATCAACGTTCCGGCTGCGGCAGCCGGATCGCTCAGCCGCCGAATTGTAAAAAAC encodes:
- a CDS encoding PTS sugar transporter subunit IIA, encoding MKLAEILNPGRVAVGVAVTSKKRALEEIARLLALGAPSVAPADILASLAGREKLGSTGLGHGVAIPHGRMAGVSTSVGAFVRLKHPIDYDTHDGQPVDLVFGLLVPQNATGEHLQHLAAIAEKFSVDDFCAQVHAAKDDAAVYALLSA
- the rapZ gene encoding RNase adapter RapZ; translation: MRLVIVSGLSGAGKTVALKQYEDRGYYCIDNIPLDLVQPLLTHAVDNPGPRYRKLALGIDARCDPLEIERFPSVLDLLRGQAIDVHVLFLTADDSVILRRYNETRRRHPLSNPEVSLLDAIRLERRLLKPIADLADVPLDTTNLNLYELRAAVGARLPEPGTHGLSLLFLSFGFKNGGPEGADFVFDARVLPNPHWVPDLRALTGRDAPVVDYFKSQTLVSQFLDDTRAYLERWLPAFEAQDRPYVTVAIGCTGGQHRSVYLAERLGQAFEGRFEQVVVKHRELNA
- a CDS encoding PTS sugar transporter subunit IIA encodes the protein MTVGLLLVTHGKLGHHLLETMQDMIGPPPLSVDVLEVRRVQATDVLLLQGRRMIERLDSGAGVLLLTDAYGSTPSNIASRLSEAPNTELVAGINLPMLVKIFNYPQLDLAAMCRAAVEGGQRGVAICTPPSPVPNQEPKS
- a CDS encoding HPr family phosphocarrier protein; the encoded protein is MSVSAEKTVSIVNRLGLHARAAAKLVTLAAKYQSEIKVAKGDKTVSGKSIMGVMMLAAAQGSVITLTAVGDDAVEALEALAALIANRFEEDA
- the ptsP gene encoding phosphoenolpyruvate--protein phosphotransferase, producing the protein MSLWLNGIGVSRGIAIGRVQKLSGGDLEIPEYTIAEADVEAEETRFCAAQARAREQLEQVRAQVPAGLGGAQSEIAAFIDTHLLMMDDRSLTEAVVATIRNSRINAEAALKRQRDALVAVFEQMDDAYLRSRKDDVQHVSARILRILLKQERSLPVGEAAEAPAEPNIIVADDITPADIILLAQAGVAAFITEYGGPLSHTAILARSYSIPAIVGLHGARRLFKDGEAVIVDGDLGHALADPDEQALSFFRTKRAGQLARRASLSSLRDKPAISRDGIKIRLLANIELSEDATHAADLGAEGVGLYRTEFLYMNRQGLPTEDEQYEAYARVVASVKGPITIRTLDLGADKQVDSGSRSGPTPNNPALGLRAIRLCLKEPELFRTQVRALLRASAHGDVHIMLPMISSVAEYRQAKSFIDATRAQLEREGATMAKHVPVGAMIEVPAAALAAQWLAKQCSFFSIGTNDLIQYTLAIDRVDDEVNYLYDPLHPAVLRLIRMTIEAGDRGRIPVAMCGEMAGDPRYTRLLLGLGLTEFSMHPASVLEVKRIIIESDVHALRAHAMNLLETGDSQALELLMA
- the minE gene encoding cell division topological specificity factor MinE, with amino-acid sequence MDWLKIFRTEKKNSAQTAKDRLMVAVAYQREGRMNGPNYLPQMREEILAVVRKYIRVPDDAVHFNVQREDGLEVLELNITLPEDAPR
- the minD gene encoding septum site-determining protein MinD; the protein is MAKIIVVTSGKGGVGKTTTSASFATGLALRGKKTAVIDFDVGLRNLDLIMGCERRVVYDFVNVINKEATLKQALIRDKNVENLHILAASQTRDKDALTEEGVERVLTELAQDFDYIICDSPAGIERGAFLAMYYADEALVVTNPEVSSVRDSDRVLGILASKSRRAEKGDQRVKEHLVLTRYNPTRVAKGEMLSVDDVKEILAIPLLGIIPESSTVLTSSNSGEPVIKDSLSEAGQAYTDLVARFLGEERPMRFMTEQKKGFMAKLFGG
- the minC gene encoding septum site-determining protein MinC; translated protein: MTRSRPALELKGRMLPITRARVLIADSAAIRIQLAEMVRQMPQAVKGMAVVIDSDIAADLDAVLAALREVGIQPLAVSEGPLADAARAIGLPVVSRDSGKSAAAPAPAPVAVAAPPPVAAARRPARVIDEPVRSGQQIYAEGCDLIVLNTVSPGAEVIADGCIHVYGKLAGRALAGVKGDESARVFCRKLDAELIAIAGIYAVAEQIKAGPVNEPAQAWLVDGRLKIEAHKI